The genomic segment CGCTTTCGGCGGTTGCGGCCGTGACGCGCAGAATCGTTCTCGGGACCGCCGTGCTCGTTCCGCTGCGCTGGCCGCTGAAGCTGTGTCAGGACCTTGCGAGCCTTTCCTTCCTTGCCGGCGGCCGGGTCATCGCCGGCATGGGGCTGGGGTTCAATCCGCCCGAGCTCGCCGCTGTCGGGCTTCGCGGGGAGGATCGTGCGGAGATCCTGCGCGAGACGGTGGCCATCGCTCGCCGGGTCTGGACGGAGAACGACGTCACCTACCGGGGCAGGCTGTTCTCGTTCGAGAACGTCACCCTCGAGCCCAAGCCGGTCGAGCCGATCCCGATCTTCTACGGCGGCAGCACGCGCGCGTCGATCCGTCGGGCCGCGGAGTACTGCGACGGATGGATCCCCGGCCGCGTCCCGCTGGCGACCTTCGACGACCGGGTGAGCTACCTGCGCCGGCTGACCGACCGGAAGATCGTCCTCGGAAACATCCCGATCACGCGCATCGAGAGGGACCGAAAGCGCGCCCGCGCGGACATCGACGTCCGGGCGCTCGCGGAAAGCTCCGAGGGGAGCAGTCGCTGGATCAGGCCGCCCTCGGGGAAATTCCAGACGATCGAGGACCTCGAAGGGCTCCTGATCGTCGGCGATCCCGACGACT from the Candidatus Zixiibacteriota bacterium genome contains:
- a CDS encoding TIGR03619 family F420-dependent LLM class oxidoreductase, whose protein sequence is MRFGVLLPHFGKQASRSRIIDGACMCEELGFDSVWVRDHLLWNPHGMERSDLTFIEPFVTLSAVAAVTRRIVLGTAVLVPLRWPLKLCQDLASLSFLAGGRVIAGMGLGFNPPELAAVGLRGEDRAEILRETVAIARRVWTENDVTYRGRLFSFENVTLEPKPVEPIPIFYGGSTRASIRRAAEYCDGWIPGRVPLATFDDRVSYLRRLTDRKIVLGNIPITRIERDRKRARADIDVRALAESSEGSSRWIRPPSGKFQTIEDLEGLLIVGDPDDCAAEIEKFRVRGVEHLVFDLRLQYDRFEESLELIGKELLPRFPAPAP